One part of the Phoenix dactylifera cultivar Barhee BC4 chromosome 4, palm_55x_up_171113_PBpolish2nd_filt_p, whole genome shotgun sequence genome encodes these proteins:
- the LOC103717454 gene encoding cytochrome P450 72A15-like, whose amino-acid sequence MALVSVGMLWNLGWGLVGVLLLVRGVSALEWAWWRPRRLERALRAQGLKGTRYRFLYGDLRDYDRLNKEARSMPMAFSHQIIPRVLPHLHQAIKKNGKTSFTWFGPDPRVAIMDPGLTREILSNKFGHFEKPNSNPLGRLLAGGLASYEREKWAKHRRIINPAFHLEKLKCMLPAFSTCCDELIDKWDRLVASKGSCELDVWPEFQSFTADVISRTAFGSNFREGQRIFHLQEEQAELVIPALQNIYIPGFRFLPTKKNKRMKEINIEIQSLLRSMIDRREVAIRKGGTSNEDLLGLLMESNFRHSKENEGGSKNSGMSIEDVIEECKLFYFAGHETTSVLLTWTLVALSLHPSWQARAREEVLQVFGGNKPDYDGLSRLKIVTMVLYEVLRLYPPAVFLLRMTYKEMKLGQFTFPEGVQLLLPIIFIHHDPEFWGEDASEFNPERFAEGVSKASKIQGAFIPFGGGPRICIGQSFAMMEAKMALARILQHFTFQLSPSYAHAPYTVATLHPQHGAQIILHRD is encoded by the exons ATGGCGTTGGTATCAGTTGGTATGCTATGGAACTTGGGTTGGGGATTGGTGGGCGTGTTGTTATTGGTACGGGGCGTGAGTGCCTTGGAGTGGGCGTGGTGGAGGCCGAGGAGGCTGGAGCGCGCTCTCCGGGCCCAGGGGCTGAAGGGCACTCGGTATCGGTTCCTCTACGGGGACCTAAGGGACTACGACCGTCTAAACAAGGAGGCTCGGTCCATGCCCATGGCCTTCTCTCACCAAATCATCCCTCGAGTCCTTCCACACCTCCACCAAGCCATCAAGAAAAATG GTAAAACGTCATTCACTTGGTTCGGGCCTGATCCGAGAGTAGCCATTATGGATCCAGGACTGACGAGAGAAATTCTGTCCAACAAGTTTGGTCACTTTGAGAAGCCAAACTCAAATCCTCTAGGGAGGTTATTGGCTGGAGGACTCGCAAGTTATGAACGTGAGAAATGGGCCAAACATAGGAGGATCATCAATCCTGCTTTCCATTTAGAGAAATTAAAG TGCATGCTGCCAGCCTTTTCTACTTGCTGTGATGAGCTGATAGATAAATGGGACAGGCTTGTAGCTTCCAAAGGATCTTGCGAACTGGACGTATGGCCTGAATTCCAGAGTTTCACTGCAGATGTCATCTCCCGCACGGCATTTGGTAGCAACTTTAGGGAAGGGCAACGGATATTTCACCTCCAAGAAGAGCAAGCTGAGCTTGTAATTCCAGCTCTTCAAAATATATACATCCCTGGTTTCAG GTTTCTGCCTACCAAGAAGAACAAGAGAATGAAAGAAATTAATATAGAGATTCAATCGCTTCTCAGGAGCATGATCGATCGGAGAGAGGTGGCTATAAGAAAGGGAGGAACTAGCAATGAAGATTTGCTAGGCCTGCTAATGGAATCAAATTTTAGGCACTCCAAGGAAAACGAAGGAGGCTCCAAGAATTCTGGGATGAGTATTGAAGATGTGATCGAGGAATGCAAGCTATTCTACTTTGCTGGGCATGAGACAACATCGGTTCTTCTCACATGGACATTGGTAGCGCTAAGCCTGCATCCGAGTTGGCAGGCGCGTGCAAGAGAAGAGGTTCTACAAGTCTTCGGGGGAAATAAGCCCGACTACGATGGCTTAAGTCGATTAAAGATT GTGACGATGGTTCTGTATGAAGTTCTTAGATTATATCCTCCAGCAGTTTTCCTCTTAAGGATGACTTACAAGGAAATGAAATTAGGTCAGTTCACCTTTCCAGAAGGAGTGCAACTCTTGCTGCCTATAATCTTCATACATCATGATCCAGAATTTTGGGGTGAAGATGCTTCGGAATTCAATCCAGAGAGATTCGCCGAGGGAGTTTCCAAGGCATCGAAGATTCAAGGCGCCTTCATTCCATTCGGTGGTGGTCCTCGAATCTGCATCGGTCAGAGCTTTGCAATGATGGAAGCCAAGATGGCTTTGGCTAGGATTCTTCAACATTTTACATTCCAACTTTCACCATCCTATGCCCATGCTCCTTATACTGTAGCAACGCTTCATCCCCAACATGGCGCTCAAATCATCCTACACAGGGACTAA